The genomic stretch ATAATTACGCTGATCTGACACAGGATCAGGTGCAGGTACGGGAATATTAGTCTCATTTTCGAGCCCAACACCGGGGATAGATGCAGAAGAGGAGAGACTATCATCAATATTAATCACCAAAGAATTACCGAAATCTAGATCGCCTTCAAAATCTCCAGAGAGTTGAGTACCCACCGCGGGTAAAGGGTTATTGGTTAGATTGCGAATATCTAAACCCCTATTACTACGAAATAAGTTAGCCCCTGGATCTTCAGTAGTACCTAAATCAGCGCGCGAGGAAGCGATCGCCACTAGACCATGTTCTGTTGATTGTTCAATTACATTATTACGAAAAGTAGCTTGGGCGTTTCCCTCCAGAATAACCCCGAAACGATTACCCACAATACGATTGTTATCTATTCTCGGGTTCGCATTTTCCATGATGCTGATCCCAAATCCAGTTTTTTCAAAAGTATTATTTTTTACTTCAGGCTGAGATGTACCGTGAATGCTTAAACCATTACCGCGATTGTGATAAAAATTGTTCCCAACAATCACAGGTGCACTATTACCGTTGACAGATACTCCTGAACCACCATTACGGGTAAAAGTGTTATTAATAATTTCTGGACTCGCCGATTCTATCCATAAACCGTATCCCCTTTCGTGGGGATTACTTACAGTTACTCCTGTCAACTTTCCCGCTTTTTCGGTAGCCACAATCGTGACGTTCTGTCCTGCTGCTGTGGGACTGATAAAACTGCCATTTCCTTGTATAATCACCTTGTATCCCAAACTACTGGGATGACCTTGAATAGTGACTTGAGTATTAAAAATCAAAGGAAAAGTTTCTCCACTTTCTTGGCTATAGGTACCCGGCGCTAACATAATCATAGCCTCAGGAGTAGCCAACATGAGAGCTTGAGTAATCGTTTTAAAAGGCGATGTTTCAGTTCCTTTTCCCTTTTGATCGTTTCCTGAGTTAGGATTAACGTAAATTATTTGATTTTCTCGCACGCGATCGCTAATAATTTTCGGTTCTAAATCTATAGTTTCTGCCCTGAGCCCTCTGATTTCTCCATAATTACTGATAACTATCAATAGTAAGCTTAGGGATATTATTTTAGACAAATTAACTTGAGTAATCATTCTCTTGGTCCTTTATCAAAACTTAACGTTGTTGAAAAATTTAGTAATTATCTGATATGGTATAGGAAGTAAGTTTTGATTGTTGTTGTAAATTAGAGATTTA from Gloeocapsa sp. PCC 73106 encodes the following:
- a CDS encoding DUF1565 domain-containing protein, with amino-acid sequence MITQVNLSKIISLSLLLIVISNYGEIRGLRAETIDLEPKIISDRVRENQIIYVNPNSGNDQKGKGTETSPFKTITQALMLATPEAMIMLAPGTYSQESGETFPLIFNTQVTIQGHPSSLGYKVIIQGNGSFISPTAAGQNVTIVATEKAGKLTGVTVSNPHERGYGLWIESASPEIINNTFTRNGGSGVSVNGNSAPVIVGNNFYHNRGNGLSIHGTSQPEVKNNTFEKTGFGISIMENANPRIDNNRIVGNRFGVILEGNAQATFRNNVIEQSTEHGLVAIASSRADLGTTEDPGANLFRSNRGLDIRNLTNNPLPAVGTQLSGDFEGDLDFGNSLVINIDDSLSSSASIPGVGLENETNIPVPAPDPVSDQRNYRVIVAGTEQQETTIKTMYPDAFATFHYGERMLQIGLFRSWENTQQALGELKSLGLEQIIIILVPN